A part of Scylla paramamosain isolate STU-SP2022 chromosome 24, ASM3559412v1, whole genome shotgun sequence genomic DNA contains:
- the LOC135112515 gene encoding uncharacterized protein LOC135112515 has translation MPGSQYKSLLVCYRTTSEELVQLLLNCYNSKESPGALRHPRGVLHALQRPPTAPRRVSAAGAERVAPCGAAPPVAGAAPHRSLRHCAAAQGLVAPQPGPLRPQHRHGLRAGGRRPRPPRPPAKGVLQ, from the exons ATGCCCGGG tcGCAGTACAAGTCGCTGCTGGTGTGCTACCGCACCACCTCGGAGGAGCTGGTGCAGCTGCTGCTCAACTGCTACAACAGTAAGGAGAGCCCCGGCGCGCTACGCCATCCACGAGGTGTGCTCCACGCCCTACAGCGACCGCCCACTGCGCCGCGACGAGTGTCCGCTGCTGGTGCAGAGCGAGTGGCCCCGTGCGGCGCGGCCCCGCCTGTCGCTGGTGCTGCGCCGCACCGCAGCCTACGGCATTGTGCTGCCGCCCAGG GCCTCGTGGCGCCACAGCCTGGGCCACTCAGACCACAGCACCGACACGGACTCAGAGCAGGAGGACGCCGCCCCCGTCCCCCGCGCCCCCCTGCCAAGGGTGTCCTCCAATGA